The Amycolatopsis methanolica 239 nucleotide sequence CGCGGCGTGGCTCGTCCCGCACCACCGGGATCAACTCCGTGTCGTCCGGCTCCGGCTCCGGTGTGGGCTCGGGTTCGGGCGCTGGTTCCGGCTCGGGCAGCGGGATCGGCTTGAGCGACGGCAGCGAAACCGGCACCGGCGGCGGCTCGGGAGCGGCCGCCGGCGCAGGCAGCGGCTCCGGCATCGGGGCCACGTTCTCGATCACCAGCCCGGCCGGGACGACGACCGTCGCGACCAGCCCGCCACCGTCCGCCGACCGCAACCGCACCTGGACGTCGTGGCGCTTCGCGAGCGTGGCGACCACGAACAGGCCCATCCGCCGCGAGACCTCGACGTCCACCGCGGGCGGGTTCGCCAGCCGCTTGTTGGCGCGGTCGATCTCCGGCTGCGGCATGCCCGCGCCCTGGTCCGTGATGTGCACGTGCCAGGCCCCGTCCTCGGCCAGCGAGCTGACCACCGTCACCGTCTTGTCCGACGGCGAGTAGAGGGTCGCGTTCTCCAGCAGCTCGGACACGACGTGCACCAGGTCGTTGCACGCCTCGCCGCGGATCGCGATCTCCGGCATCGCGGTCAGCTCGATCCGCTGGTAGTGCTCCACCTCGGACAACGCCGCGCCGATGATCTCCTCGGCGGCCACCGGTTCGGCCTTCTCGTCACCGAAGTCGTGCCCGGACAGGACGAGCAGGTTCTCACTGTTGCGGCGCATCCGCGTGGCGAGGTGGTCGAGTTCGAACAGACCGCCGAGGGTCTCCGGGTCCTGCTCGTCGGCCTCCATCCGGTCCAGCACGGCCAGCTGGCGTTCGACCAGGTCCTGGCTGCGCTTGGACAGGTTCACGAACATCGCGTTGATGTTCTCCCGCAGGAGCGCCTGCTCACCGGCCAGCCGCACCGCCTGCCCGTGCACGGCGTCGAACGCGCGGGCGACCTGGCCGACCTCCTCACGCGTGAACACCGGAACCGGCGCCACGCCGCGGTGCGCGGTCATGAAGTCGGGATGCGGGTCGGCGAGGATCTCGTCCACCGCCGCGGGCAGCCGGTGCTCGGCGACGTCGAACGCGTTGTTGCGCAGGATCCGCAGCGGTCGAAGCAGTGATCGCCCGATGACCACGGCGAGCACCGCGCACAGAAGCAGGACCCCGAAGACCACCGCCGCGTTGACGATCGCCGAGCGCCGCGCGTCGGTCGCGAGCGCGTCGCACCGGTGCTGCGTCTGCACCTGCAGCGTCTGCTGGAACTGGTAGGCGAGGTCGATTGTCCCGGTGATCGCCTGGTCCCACTGACGGGAGTCGAGGCCGGACAGGCTCTGCCCGTTCTCCGTCCTGGTGATGGCCAGCTCGAAGAGCGTGTTCGCCGACTGCACGGCCGGTCCGGCGACGGTCTGCTCGTAGGAGTGCTGCTCGGCGGCGGTGGCGAACTTGCGGTAGTCGTTCTGCGCGGCGGTGAGCTGGGCGTCCGCGCCCAGCAGCTTGCGCAGCCGGTCGTCGGAGACCTCGCCCTCCGCGAACGCCTGCCCGAGCACCGCGCGTTTGACCGACATCTGGTCCTTCACACGGGCGAGCGCGTTGGCGGCCAGCCGCAGCCGCGCGACCTCGGCGTCCGCGATCTCGGCGACGGCCTGGTCCGACAGGTCGAGCACCCCCGAGATGAGGTCGCTGTAGGAGGTCAGGATCGAATCCGCCGAGGAGTTCGAGAACTCACCCGAATAACGCAGTCCCGGCAGCGCGTCGAGCCGGGACTGGGCCTCCTTCAGGCCCGCGGCGCTCGCGGACGAGAGCCTCGACTGCTGGGCGGCGAGCTCGCGGGCGAACGCACCGGCGGCCTGATCGACGCGGGTGCGCTGGTCCCGCACGTCGCTGAGCCCGTTCCGGCGCTCCCCGGCGACGTAGCGCACGGTGACGTCCCGCTCGCGCTGCAGTTCGTTGACCACCGCGTTGACACCCGCGTCCACGCGGGCGTGCGCGGCGAGCTCGGCCAGCTGTTCCGCATGCCCAAGGTCGGCGCGCACGTGGAGGGTGATGAGCGCCAGCACGGTCAGCATCGGGATGAGCAGGACGGCGATCAGCTTCGTGCGCAGCCGCCAGTTCCGCAGCCGCCACCGGCTGCCTGCACGGTTGTCCGGCCGCCGGTCCAGCGCCTCACCGCTCTCGGGACGCTTGTGCCGCCGGGCCACCTGACTTCCTTCTCTAGCCGTTCTGCCGGACTCGGATCGGCACCGGCTGGGTCGCCAACCCCGGAGAGGGTAGCGACCCCGGACACACGCGCCCCGCCCGCGCTACTCGTGAAGAGGTCCGCCGGGCGATCGTATTGGCCCAGGGGCGCGGCTTCCACCCACCAGCCGGAATCTTTCGCTGGGCAAGACGTCCGACACTCCGCGTGGCGTTCCCCGCTGTGGCCTTAGCCACGCTCTACCGCGCGCCGAGCCTCCCGAAGCCACCGTCGAGCAGCCTGAACGCCTTGTCCGCATCCGCCCTGGCCTGCGGAAACACCTCGTCGGCCGACCGGCCGGACGCAATCGCCCGGTGGTTCTCGCGCGCCAGGGCCCACAGCACCGCGACGATCGCCGCCGCGGCCACCCGCGCCTCGCCGGGCCCCACCCCGGCAGTGTCCGCCAGCGCGCCCGCCAATGCCTCCTCCGCCGTCTGGTTGAACTCGAGCATTCGCGCGAGCAGCGCTTGCGTGGCGAAGATCATCCGGTACAGCGCGAGGCTCTCCGGGGCGTCGTTGAGCCCGGTGATCGGGTCCCGCCGCTCGAGCCCGTCGAAGAAGTGGTCCCGGAGCGCCTCCAGCGGCGTCCGGTCGCCCGGCCGTTCCCGGACCACCCGGGCGCTTTCCGTCTCGTGGTCGACGAACCGGTGGACGACCAGCGACTCCTTCGTCGGGAAGTAGGCGAACAGGGTGCGCCGCGAAACCTCGGCCACGTCGGCGACCTGCGCGATGGACACCTGGTCGAACCCGTGCTCGAGGAACAGGCGGATCGCGGCATTGGAGATCGCCTCGCGGGTGCGCTGTTTCTTCCGCTCGCGAAGTCCGGCCGGCTCGGTCATCGCCCCAATACTGCCAGCTCCCTTCACTCAGTAATAGTTTGCACTCAGTATACTTTTGTACTCAGGAGGACTTGTGGACGCCGACGTCGTCATCGCCGGAGCCGGACCGACCGGCCTCACCCTCGCTCACGAACTCGCCCCGGCCGGAGTCCGGACCGTGGTCGTCGAACCGCTGACCGAACGCGTCGAGCAGACCAAGGGCGGCACGATCCAGCCCCGGACCGCCGAGCTGCTCGAACAGCGTGGCCTGCTCGACGCCATGCAGGACCGGGCCCACGAACGCGAACCGGTGAGCGGTCATTTCGCCACCCTGCCGGTGCCGCTCGACTACTCGTCCTGGCCGACACGGCACCCCTTCCCCCTTTCCATCCGCCACCACCTCGTGGAAGAGGCCCTGGAACAAGCCGCCCTCGCCCGCGGTGCGGAGCTGCGGCGGGGACGGCCGGTCACCGGCGTCGCGCAGGACGCCGAAGGCGTCACGGTCACCGCTGGCGGCGACACGCTTCGCGCCCGCTACCTCGCCGCCTGCGACGGCGCGCACAGCGCCGTCCGCAAGCCGCTCGCCCTGCCCTTCCCCGGCAGGCCCGGCACCTTCCAGGCCGTGCGGGCCGAGATCCGGCTCGCCTCGGCGTCCGCGCTCGTGCCCCGGCGCGCCGGTCACATCAGCGCCCTGACCCGGCACGCCGGCGGCTACTGGTCGATGCTCGTGCCGGTCGGCGGCGACCGCTACCGCTTCACGTTCGGCCGCGAAGACCAGTCCGGCGCCCAGGGCCCGGTGACGGACGACGAGATCACCGACGCCCTCACCGCGGTCTACGGCCAGGACACCGGGCTGGCAAGCGTCCTCACCGCGTCCCGGTGGAGCGACGCGACCCGGCAGCTGGAGCGGTACCGGCACGGCCGGATCCTGTTCGCGGGGAACGCGGCGCACATCCATCCGCCACTGGGCGGCCAGGGCCTGAACCTCGGCGCGCAGGACGCGGTCAACCTCGGCTGGAAGCTGGCGGCCACCGTGCACGGCTGGGCCCGGACGACCTGCTGGACACCTACCAGGAGGAACGGCATCCGGCGGCGGCCCGCGTGCTCCACCACACCTCGGCCCAGCGCGTGCTCGCCGTGCCGAACCCGTCCGATGACGTCGCCGCGTTGCGCGACATCTTCACCGACCTCCTGCGGCTGCCCGACACGAACCACTACCTGGCCGGGATGATGTCCGGTTTGGACGCTGCCGGCCGGGTGCCCTACGCCGACCTGCGCACCGGCGACGGAAGCACCCGCCTGTCGGCGCTCCTGCGCTCAAGCAACGGTCTGCTGCTCGACCTCACCGGCGGCCACCCACTGCCGCCGGGCTGGTCCGATCGCGTCGACCGCGTTCAGGCCGAACCGGACCACCAGCTCACCGAGTCCGCCGTGCTGATCCGGCCGGACGGCTACCGGTGCTGGACCGCGGACGGCGGCCCCCTGGACGCCGCGCTGACCCGGTGGTTCGGCGCTCCCGCCGACGACCAGCACGGCTCGGCCTCGCGCAACGCCGTATAAAGGAGGACGTGACCGATGGCCCGTTGATCGTCCAATCCGACAAGACCGTGCTGCTCGAAGTCGACCACCCGATGGCCGACGACGCCCGGATCGCGATCGCCCCGTTCGCCGAACTGGAACGGGCCCCCGAGCACGTGCACACCTACCGCGTCACGCCGCTCGCGCTGTGGAACGCCCGCGCCGCCGGCCACGACGCCGAGCAGGTGGTGGACGCCCTGACCACCTACTCGCGCTTCCCGGTTCCGCAGCCGTTGCTGATCGACATCGTCGACACGATGGCGCGGTTCGGGCGGCTGCAGATCACCAACAACCCGGCCCACGGCCTGGTCATGACCACGACCGACCGCGCGGTGCTGGAAGAGGTGCTGCGCAACAAGAAGATCAGCCCGATGCTGGGCACCCGGATCGACGACGACACCGTCCTGGTGCACCCGTCCGAGCGGGGCCGGCTCAAGCAGGCGCTGCTCAAGGTGGGCTGGCCCGCCGAGGACCTGGCGGGCTACGTCGACGGCGAAGCGCACCCGATGCAGCTCGCCGAGACCGGCTGGGGCCTGCGCGACTACCAACGGCAGGCCGCGGAGGCGTTCTGGGCAGGCGGTTCCGGCGTCGTCGTGCTGCCGTGCGGCGCGGGCAAGACGCTCGTCGGCGCCGCCGCGATGGCCCGCGCGCAGGCCACCACCCTCATCCTGGTCACCAACACCGTCGCGGGGCGCCAATGGAAGCGCGAGCTGGTGGCCCGCACGTCCCTGACCGAGGACGAGATCGGCGAGTACTCCGGCGAGAAGAAGGAGATCCGCCCGGTCACCATCGCCACCTACCAGGTGATCACCCGCAAGTCCAAAGGCGAGTACAAGCACCTGGAGCTGTTCGACTCCCGGGACTGGGGCCTGATCGTCTACGACGAGGTGCACCTGCTGCCCGCGCCCGTGTTCCGGATGACCGCGGA carries:
- a CDS encoding nitrate- and nitrite sensing domain-containing protein, which codes for MARRHKRPESGEALDRRPDNRAGSRWRLRNWRLRTKLIAVLLIPMLTVLALITLHVRADLGHAEQLAELAAHARVDAGVNAVVNELQRERDVTVRYVAGERRNGLSDVRDQRTRVDQAAGAFARELAAQQSRLSSASAAGLKEAQSRLDALPGLRYSGEFSNSSADSILTSYSDLISGVLDLSDQAVAEIADAEVARLRLAANALARVKDQMSVKRAVLGQAFAEGEVSDDRLRKLLGADAQLTAAQNDYRKFATAAEQHSYEQTVAGPAVQSANTLFELAITRTENGQSLSGLDSRQWDQAITGTIDLAYQFQQTLQVQTQHRCDALATDARRSAIVNAAVVFGVLLLCAVLAVVIGRSLLRPLRILRNNAFDVAEHRLPAAVDEILADPHPDFMTAHRGVAPVPVFTREEVGQVARAFDAVHGQAVRLAGEQALLRENINAMFVNLSKRSQDLVERQLAVLDRMEADEQDPETLGGLFELDHLATRMRRNSENLLVLSGHDFGDEKAEPVAAEEIIGAALSEVEHYQRIELTAMPEIAIRGEACNDLVHVVSELLENATLYSPSDKTVTVVSSLAEDGAWHVHITDQGAGMPQPEIDRANKRLANPPAVDVEVSRRMGLFVVATLAKRHDVQVRLRSADGGGLVATVVVPAGLVIENVAPMPEPLPAPAAAPEPPPVPVSLPSLKPIPLPEPEPAPEPEPTPEPEPDDTELIPVVRDEPRRARTEDRVDWPTADNDAFPPEDEEPTERMPAYQAVLSRWFTTGEHWPIRRDAAANGQSAEPEWPSADDDEVDGKAPDFPQQVRRRPDSFDPPTLSLDPDEVRRRMSRMQNGFARARDARGLEN
- a CDS encoding TetR/AcrR family transcriptional regulator, with translation MTEPAGLRERKKQRTREAISNAAIRLFLEHGFDQVSIAQVADVAEVSRRTLFAYFPTKESLVVHRFVDHETESARVVRERPGDRTPLEALRDHFFDGLERRDPITGLNDAPESLALYRMIFATQALLARMLEFNQTAEEALAGALADTAGVGPGEARVAAAAIVAVLWALARENHRAIASGRSADEVFPQARADADKAFRLLDGGFGRLGAR
- a CDS encoding FAD-dependent monooxygenase, with the translated sequence MDADVVIAGAGPTGLTLAHELAPAGVRTVVVEPLTERVEQTKGGTIQPRTAELLEQRGLLDAMQDRAHEREPVSGHFATLPVPLDYSSWPTRHPFPLSIRHHLVEEALEQAALARGAELRRGRPVTGVAQDAEGVTVTAGGDTLRARYLAACDGAHSAVRKPLALPFPGRPGTFQAVRAEIRLASASALVPRRAGHISALTRHAGGYWSMLVPVGGDRYRFTFGREDQSGAQGPVTDDEITDALTAVYGQDTGLASVLTASRWSDATRQLERYRHGRILFAGNAAHIHPPLGGQGLNLGAQDAVNLGWKLAATVHGWARTTCWTPTRRNGIRRRPACSTTPRPSACSPCRTRPMTSPRCATSSPTSCGCPTRTTTWPG
- a CDS encoding DNA repair helicase XPB, which translates into the protein MTDGPLIVQSDKTVLLEVDHPMADDARIAIAPFAELERAPEHVHTYRVTPLALWNARAAGHDAEQVVDALTTYSRFPVPQPLLIDIVDTMARFGRLQITNNPAHGLVMTTTDRAVLEEVLRNKKISPMLGTRIDDDTVLVHPSERGRLKQALLKVGWPAEDLAGYVDGEAHPMQLAETGWGLRDYQRQAAEAFWAGGSGVVVLPCGAGKTLVGAAAMARAQATTLILVTNTVAGRQWKRELVARTSLTEDEIGEYSGEKKEIRPVTIATYQVITRKSKGEYKHLELFDSRDWGLIVYDEVHLLPAPVFRMTADLQSRRRLGLTATLVREDGREGDVFSLIGPKRYDAPWRDIEAQGWIAPAECIEVRVTLTDNERLLYATAESEDKYKLAATARTKIPVVKSILDKHAGDQTLVIGAYLDQLEELGAELNAPVIQGSTRNKEREALFDAFRRGEIDKLVVSKVANFSIDLPEATVAIQVSGTFGSRQEEAQRLGRLLRPKADGRQAHFYSVVSRDTLDTEYAAHRQRFLAEQGYAYSIHDADAYL